The sequence AACAACAGGGGCAAACGTTTTCTCCAGAGTTGGAAGTCGGAAGCATTGAACTGCTAATTGAGTGCGCCAAGCTTGGCATGGGAATTGGCTTTGTTGCTAAAGAGCTGATCGAAAAGGAACTTGAGCGAAGCGAGTTAGTCGAAATCCCAGTCGATATAGCCATCCCCACTAGGGAAATCGCGCTCATCACAAAAAAAGCAGCGCCACTGTCAATCGCAGCGCGCCGCTTTTTTAACCATTTACTTGCCGATTAAATTACTCGACTTTTTCCGTATCACGTAAATAGAAAATACTTGCTGGATATTGCCAGAACCCTTCAATGTCATCGCCCATGCCGGCCAATAACACAGAGTGGTACAAATTGACGACTGGCGCTTCTTCGGCCAACACATTTTGCGCTTCTTCATAAAGGGCCAAACGCTTCTGTTCATCCGTCTCTTTACGCGCTTGCTCTAGCAAATCGTCTAATTGCTCATTGGCAAAGAACGTTCTGTTGCCAGGGGCGCCAAAGTTGGATGAATGGAACATCGGATACAAGCCATAATCGGCATCGACGGTTACGGTTCCCCACGTGCCGATAAACATTTCCGTCTCGCCATCACCGGTCATTTCCAGATAAGTAGCACTCTCAACCGGATTAATGGAAACGTTTATGCCAATTTCTTCAAGTTGGGCTTGCAAGTAGGTAGCCAAATCAACTAATGAGGCAGTGCTGCTGTTTACAGTTAATGTCGCATCAAAACCGTCTTCATAGCCTGCTTCTTCCAGTAGCTGCCGCGCTTCTTCTTGGTCATATTCGAACGTATCGATGTTTTGGCTGTAACCTGTAACAGTAGGCGCAAGTGGCCCAATCGCCGGTTCAGCAACACCGTCCAATAAGCCGTTAATAATGCTGTCTTTG is a genomic window of Shouchella clausii containing:
- a CDS encoding LysR family transcriptional regulator substrate-binding protein, with the translated sequence MEITPFKTTTCLFCTSPTYKTLHDGTHSLAELTRYPLVSFSAGSSTRSFLEHLFQQQGQTFSPELEVGSIELLIECAKLGMGIGFVAKELIEKELERSELVEIPVDIAIPTREIALITKKAAPLSIAARRFFNHLLAD